Proteins from one Gilliamella sp. ESL0443 genomic window:
- the nagZ gene encoding beta-N-acetylhexosaminidase, with protein MGPLLIDVQGTSLTNDDVKLLQNPLVAGIILFSRNYEDPEQLTELIKQIRTTTSERLLISVDHEGGRVQRFKKGFTHIPPAQSFALLNDIEQAKSLAFDAGWLLAIELIAYDIDLSYAPVLDLGHECLAIGSRSFHSDINIAYQIASSMIDGMHSAGMKTTGKHFPGHGHVIADSHKETPIDHRSKALIENDMQIFAKLIAEKKLDAIMPAHVIYPEFNDKPASGSAFWLKTVLREQLHFNGIIFSDDLSMEGAAILGNHAQRAEAALNAGCDLLLACNNRNGTLAILDALTNLNKKQSLLTDKAKQLLTTTKINCVDLINSHEWQVRHNNLMKLNEKWENYNASSHH; from the coding sequence ATGGGGCCTTTATTGATTGATGTGCAAGGAACATCATTAACTAATGATGATGTAAAGCTTTTACAAAATCCGTTGGTTGCAGGTATCATCTTATTTAGTCGTAATTACGAAGATCCAGAACAATTAACTGAACTTATTAAACAGATTCGTACTACCACATCTGAGCGTTTATTAATTTCGGTCGATCATGAAGGGGGGCGAGTTCAACGCTTTAAAAAAGGTTTTACCCATATTCCTCCTGCTCAATCATTCGCATTGCTTAATGATATCGAACAGGCTAAATCATTGGCCTTTGATGCTGGCTGGTTGTTGGCTATAGAATTGATTGCCTACGACATCGACCTTAGTTATGCGCCGGTATTAGATTTAGGCCATGAGTGTTTAGCAATTGGTAGTCGATCCTTTCATTCAGATATCAATATTGCTTATCAAATTGCATCATCTATGATTGATGGTATGCATAGTGCAGGAATGAAAACAACGGGTAAACATTTTCCCGGTCATGGTCATGTGATTGCTGATTCTCATAAAGAAACACCAATTGATCATCGCTCTAAAGCACTTATTGAAAATGATATGCAGATCTTTGCAAAATTGATCGCAGAAAAGAAACTTGATGCCATTATGCCTGCTCACGTCATTTATCCTGAATTTAATGATAAACCAGCTAGCGGATCAGCATTTTGGCTTAAAACTGTATTACGTGAACAATTACATTTTAATGGCATTATATTTTCGGATGATTTATCAATGGAAGGTGCAGCGATTTTAGGTAATCATGCTCAACGAGCAGAAGCTGCACTTAATGCCGGTTGTGATTTATTATTGGCATGTAATAACCGCAATGGCACATTAGCTATTTTAGATGCGTTGACTAATTTAAATAAAAAACAATCATTACTAACTGATAAAGCAAAACAGTTATTGACGACAACTAAAATCAATTGTGTTGACTTAATTAATAGCCATGAGTGGCAAGTTCGTCACAACAATTTAATGAAGTTAAATGAAAAGTGGGAAAATTATAATGCAAGCAGCCATCATTGA